The following proteins are co-located in the Manihot esculenta cultivar AM560-2 chromosome 7, M.esculenta_v8, whole genome shotgun sequence genome:
- the LOC110619049 gene encoding uncharacterized protein LOC110619049 produces the protein MRSIPWGVAVSPTSINNNLNFNFKKQQQQPSFFYSTSSSSSSSSSSSRVSHEPSLSPLSKSGACRASQVVELFPSVSPEIVVREARLEDCWEVVETHCSCFFPDYSFPLDFVLRIDRLVGMLSGFSIPNGCKRTCLVAIIGNSGDESFCFGSEDFKIGGFDGKFSLNRGYVAGILTVDTVADFLPRKGPLRQRRTGIAYISNVAVRERHRRKGIAKRLIAKAETQARSWGCRAIALHCDLNNPGATKLYKGQGFKCIKVPEGANWPQPRTSPDIKFNFMMKLLKTPTTT, from the exons TTAACAACAACCTTAATTTCAATTTCAAGAAACAGCAACAGCAACCATCCTTCTTTtactccacttcctcttcttcttcttcttcttcttcttcttctagggTTTCTCATGAACCCTCTCTCTCTCCCCTCTCCAAATCAG GAGCATGCCGAGCAAGTCAAGTGGTTGAATTATTCCCTTCTGTGTCTCCTGAGATTGTTGTGAGGGAGGCAAGGCTAGAGGATTGTTGGGAAGTGGTGGAGACTCACTGCAGCTGCTTCTTCCCTGACTACTCCTTCCCCCTAGATTTTGTTTTGAGGATTGACAGGCTGGTGGGGATGTTATCAGGGTTCTCTATACCAAATGGTTGCAAGAGAACTTGTCTGGTTGCTATCATTGGTAATTCAGGTGATGAATCCTTCTGCTTTGGAAGTGAAGATTTCAAAATTGGAGGCTTTGATGGGAAATTCAGTCTCAATAGAGGATATGTTGCTGGCATACTGACTGTGGATACAGTGGCTGATTTTCTTCCAAGGAAAGGCCCACTTCGGCAAAGAAG GACTGGAATTGCATATATATCGAATGTTGCAGTTCGGGAGAGACACCGGCGGAAGGGGATAGCTAAGAGACTAATAGCAAAGGCAGAGACTCAGGCCAGAAGCTGGGGCTGCCGTGCCATTGCTTTGCATTGTGATCTGAACAATCCTGGTGCCACAAAACTGTATAAAGGCCAGGGTTTCAAATGTATTAAGGTACCAGAAGGAGCAAACTGGCCCCAGCCAAGGACCTCTCCAGATATCAAATTCAACTTCATGATGAAGCTTCTGAAAACCCCAACAACCACTTAG